In one Cervus canadensis isolate Bull #8, Minnesota chromosome 22, ASM1932006v1, whole genome shotgun sequence genomic region, the following are encoded:
- the NKTR gene encoding NK-tumor recognition protein isoform X4 codes for MPLVTVEPEPKIPDVTPIVSDQKPSVSKSGRKIKGRGTIRYHTPPRSRSCSESDDDDSSETPPHWKEEMQRLRAYRPPSGEKWSKGDKLSDPCSSRWDERSLSQRSRSWSYNGYYSDLSTARHSDGHHKKRRKEKKVKHKKKAKKQKHCRRHKQTKKRRIIVPSDIESLKSSTRRVKSSCDRERRSHTSSSSSHHSSKRDWSKSDKDDQSSSTHSSRDSYRSKSHSQSYSRGSSRSRTASKSSSHSRSRSKSRSSSKSGHQRTASKSPRRTASQLSENKPVKTEPLRATVTQNESVVVQPVVAENIPVIPLSDSPPPSRWKPGQKPWKPSYERIQEMKAKTTHLLPIQSTYSLANIKETGSSSSYHKREKNSESDRSAYSKYSDRSSESSPRSRSRSSRSRSYSRSYTRSRSSASSHSRSRSPSSRSHSRNKYSDHSRCSRSCSYSSVSSDDGRRAKRKFRSSGKKSYTSNRRHSSSSEKVLRNRYVKGRDKSSCHRKYSESRSSLDYSSDSEQSSVQVTQSAQEKQVQMEVNNKQERNRDEEKSKPEREWPRSKKRTLKENLSDHFRNSSKPKRKNYAGSKWDSESNSERDVTKNNKSSPRPSSDKEEGEATSDSESESGEIHIKAKPTTKSSANTLLPDGNSAWKSSKQRSSTSDSEGFYSNSENTRGKPRKHKHSSKENIKREHTKKAKEKLKGKKDKKHKTPKRKQAFHWQPPLEFGEEEEEEINEKQVTQEAKEKKQVSENSETIKESIPQTEKPCEDSSLSGKHSTTVSSDIDQPTKDDIKLSISPVIVNTDENVVSSPPNIQQIEESIPSGAEDMLQADDNMEICTPDRSSPAKAEGASPLGNSRLDTPDISIVLKQDMPAEYPEAELRKQESSMSEIKMVGEMGKQDSSSASLASAVESTIKKEVAEKSQTSLMDNKWKPLQGVGNLAAPSATTSSATDIKSLTAVPEVKPQGLRIEIKSKNKVRPGSLFDEVRKTARLNRRPRNQESSSDEQTPSRDGDSQSRSPSRSRSKSETKSRHRTRSVSYSHSRSRSRSSTSSYRSRSYSRSRSRGWYSRGRTRSRSSSYRSYKSHRTSSRSRSRSSSYDPRSRSSRSYTYDSYYSRSRSRSRSQRSDSYHRGRSYNRRSRSCRSYGSDSESDRSYSHHRSPSESSRYS; via the exons cGCTATCACACACCTCCAAGATCAAGATCCTGTTCTGAATCAGATGATGATGATAGCAGTGAAACTCCTCCTCACTGGAAAGAAGAAATGCAGAGATTAAGAGCATATAGACCACCTAGTGGAGAGAAATGGAGTAAAGGAGATAA GTTAAGTGACCCCTGTTCAAGCCGATGGGATGAAAGGAGCTTATCCCAGAGATCCCGATCGTGGTCCTATAATGGATATTATTCAGATCTGAGCACAGCAAGACACTCTGATGGTCACCATAAAAAacgcagaaaagagaaaaaggttaagcataaaaagaaagctaaaaagcagaaacattgcagAAGGCACAAACAGACTAAGAAGAGAAGGATTATTGTACCGTCTGACATAGAATCCTTAAAATCTTCAACCCGACGAGTGAAATCCTCATGTGATAGAGAAAGGAGATCTCATACTTCCTCGTCATCATCTCATCACTCGTCCAAGAGGGATTGGTCTAAATCTGATAAGGATGACCAGAGCTCTTCAACCCATTCCAGCAGAGACTCATACAGATCAAAATCTCACTCGCAGTCTTATTCTAGAGGAAGCTCAAGATCAAGGACTGCCTCAAAGTCTTCATCACATTCTCGAAGTAGATCAAAGTCCAGATCTAGTTCTAAGTCAGGGCACCAAAGAACAGCATCAAAATCACCGAGAAGAACAGCCTCTCAGTTAAGTGAAAATAAACCTGTTAAAACAGAACCTTTAAGAGCAACAGTGACACAAAATGAAAGTGTTGTAGTACAACCAGTGGTGGCAGAAAATATTCCTGTTATACCACTGAGTGACAGCCCCCCTCCTTCAAGGTGGAAGCCTGGGCAGAAGCCCTGGAAGCCCTCTTATGAGCGAATCCAGGAAATGAAAGCTAAAACAACCCATTTGCTGCCCATCCAAAGCACTTATAGTTTGGCAAATATTAAAGAGACTGGTAGTTCATCGTCCtaccataaaagagaaaaaaattcagaaagtgaTCGTAGTGCTTATTCAAAATACAGTGATAGAAGTTCAGAAAGTTCACCAAGGTCAAGGAGCAGATCTTCTAGGAGTAGGTCTTATTCCAGATCATACACAAGGTCTCGAAGTTCAGCTAGTTCACATTCACGGTCTAGGTCTCCCTCATCTAGGTCTCATTCACGAAATAAATACAGTGACCATTCACGGTGTAGTAGATCATGTTCGTACTCTTCTGTTAGCAGTGATGATGGAAGACGAGCCAAGAGAAAATTTAGATCCAGTGGGAAAAAAAGTTACACCTCAAATAGAAGGCACAGCAGCAGCTCTGAAAAAGTACTTCGTAACAGATATGTCAAAGGCAGAGACAAGTCTTCATGTCATAGAAAATACAGTGAAAGCAGATCATCTTTAGATTACTCTTCAGACAGTGAACAGTCAAGTGTTCAGGTTACGCAGTCAGCCCAGGAGAAGCAAGTCCAAATGGAAGTGAATAATAAACAggagagaaacagagatgaagagaaaTCTAAGCCTGAACGGGAATGGCCTCGTTcaaaaaaaagaactttgaaagAAAATCTTTCTGATCACTTTAGAAATAGCAGTAAGCCCAAAAGGAAGAATTATGCTGGGAGTAAATGGGACTCTGAGTCAAATTCTGAACGAGATGTaactaaaaacaataaaagtagTCCCCGGCCATCTTCTGATAAGGAGGAAGGTGAGGCCACTTCGGATTCTGAGTCAGAGTCTGGTGAAATTCACATCAAAGCCAAACCCACAACTAAGTCTTCAGCAAATACTTTACTGCCTGATGGTAACAGTGCCTGGAAATCAAGCAAACAGCGCTCCTCAACCTCTGATTCTGAGGGATTCTATTCCAATTCAGAAAATACTAGAGGAAAGCCACGCAAGCATAAACACAGCTCAAAGGAGAATATTAAAAGGGAGCACaccaaaaaggcaaaagagaaattaaaaggaaaaaaagataaaaagcacaAGACTCCAAAACGAAAACAAGCATTTCACTGGCAGCCTCCGCTAGAATTtggtgaagaggaggaggaggagattaATGAAAAGCAAGTTACTcaggaggcaaaagagaaaaaacaagtttCTGAAAATAGTGAAACCATAAAAGAAAGTATTCCCCAAACCGAGAAGCCTTGTGAAGACAGCAGCCTTTCAGGTAAACATAGCACAACAGTTTCATCAGATATTGATCAGCCTACTAAAGATGATATTAAACTCAGCATTTCTCCTGTTATTGtaaacactgatgaaaatgtAGTCAGTTCTCCTCCAAACATTCAGCAGATTGAAGAGAGCATCCCAAGCGGAGCAGAGGATATGCTTCAAGCAGATGACAACATGGAGATTTGCACTCCTGATCGGAGCTCCCCAGCAAAGGCCGAGGGGGCTTCCCCTCTAGGAAATTCAAGGCTTGATACCCCGGATATAAGCATTGTTCTAAAGCAGGATATGCCAGCAGAGTATCCTGAGGCAGAGTTGAGAAAACAGGAAAGCAGCATGTCAGAAATCAAAATGGTGGGTGAGATGGGAAAACAGGATAGCAGCTCTGCCAGCTTGGCCAGTGCTGTAGAAAGTACCATAAAGAAAGAGGTAGCTGAGAAAAGTCAGACCAGCCTCATGGATAATAAATGGAAGCCCCTACAAGGTGTGGGGAACCTTGCAGCACCATCTGCTACCACATCCAGTGCTACGGACATTAAGTCATTGACTGCTGTGCCTGAAGTGAAACCACAGGGTTTGAGaatagaaattaaaagcaaaaataaagttcGACCTGGGTCTCTCTTTGATGAAGTTAGAAAGACGGCACGCTTAAACCGGAGGCCAAGAAATCAAGAGAGTTCAAGTGATGAGCAGACACCTAGTCGAGATGGTGATAGCCAGTCCAGGAGTCCAAGTAGATCTAGAAGTAAGTCTGAGACCAAATCAAGACACAGAACACGGTCTGTCTCCTATAGTCACTCAAGAAGTCGATCGAGAAGTTCCACATCATCTTATCG ATCAAGAAGCTACTCTAGAAGTCGGAGCAGAGGGTGGTATAGCAGAGGCCGCACAAGGAGCCGGAGCAGTTCCTACCGCAGTTACAAAAGTCACAG AACATCCAGCAGGAGCAGATCCAGGAGCAGCTCCTATGATCCCCGCAGTCGGTCCAG CAGGTCTTACACTTATGATAGCTACTATAGCAGGAGTCGGAGCCGAAGTAGAAGCCAGAGGAGTGACAGTTATCACCGAGGCAGAAGCTACAATAGGCGATCCAG GAGTTGTAGATCTTACGGCTCTGACAGTGAAAGTGACCGAAGTTACTCTCATCACCGAAGTCCCAGTGAAAGCAGCAGATATAGTTGA